The following proteins come from a genomic window of Vallitaleaceae bacterium 9-2:
- a CDS encoding mannitol dehydrogenase family protein: protein MLELNQSALKKADAWAKVDVALPEFDIELVRKNTQERPTWVHFGAGNIFRGFVANAYQKVLNQGLADTGIVAAESFDFEVIDKVYTPFDNLTMLVLMKATGEFEKTVVGSIVESVTTDQKRPNDYARLTEIFENPSLQMASFTITEKGYAITTPDGEYLGIIQKDLEQGLEHPIHTMSIITALAYKRFKKGAYPLTFVSMDNCSHNGDKVKAAVHTIAEEWLRRGYVEQAFIDYIKDEEKITFPLSMIDKITPRPSDDVKASLEKDGLADMDVIITSKNSYMAPFVNAEISEYLVIEDKFVNGRPKLEEAGVIFTDRETVNRVETMKVTTCLNPLHTALAVTGCLLGYTLIADEVKDPVLSKLIHTIGYEEGLKVVVNPGIIDPKAFIDEVVNERFANPFIPDTPQRIATDTSQKVAIRFGETIKAYEASKDLDPKQLTAIPLALAAWVRYLLAIDDKGERFNLSSDPLMDELMKYVADIKLGDTSADIRPLLEKESIFGLDLYSVGLGEKVEAFFIEMLAGPGAVYSTLKKYLV, encoded by the coding sequence ATGTTAGAGTTAAATCAAAGCGCGTTAAAAAAAGCTGATGCATGGGCGAAAGTCGATGTGGCATTACCTGAATTTGACATAGAACTAGTTCGAAAAAACACACAAGAACGTCCGACATGGGTGCATTTTGGTGCTGGAAATATCTTTAGAGGATTTGTGGCGAATGCCTACCAAAAAGTCCTTAATCAAGGATTGGCAGATACAGGAATTGTTGCGGCAGAGTCTTTTGACTTTGAAGTCATTGACAAAGTCTATACACCCTTTGATAATCTGACAATGTTAGTACTGATGAAAGCAACAGGCGAATTTGAGAAGACAGTTGTAGGCTCTATTGTTGAGAGTGTTACAACAGATCAAAAGCGTCCGAATGACTATGCGCGACTAACAGAAATCTTTGAAAATCCATCCCTTCAAATGGCTAGCTTTACCATAACAGAAAAGGGCTATGCAATTACAACACCCGATGGAGAGTACTTAGGTATTATTCAAAAAGATCTTGAACAAGGGCTAGAGCATCCGATACATACCATGAGTATTATCACGGCACTTGCATACAAGCGTTTTAAAAAAGGAGCATATCCATTGACATTTGTATCCATGGATAACTGTTCCCATAATGGAGATAAAGTGAAAGCGGCTGTGCATACCATAGCAGAAGAATGGCTAAGACGCGGATATGTAGAGCAAGCGTTTATCGATTATATAAAAGATGAAGAAAAAATCACTTTCCCACTTTCCATGATTGATAAAATTACTCCCCGTCCGTCAGACGATGTAAAAGCAAGTCTTGAAAAAGATGGATTAGCAGATATGGATGTTATCATAACAAGCAAAAACTCCTATATGGCACCTTTTGTCAATGCAGAGATTAGTGAGTATCTTGTCATTGAAGATAAGTTTGTTAATGGACGTCCAAAACTTGAAGAAGCCGGAGTTATTTTTACAGATCGTGAAACGGTAAATCGCGTTGAGACGATGAAAGTAACAACATGCCTTAACCCGCTTCACACAGCTTTAGCCGTTACAGGATGCTTGCTAGGTTATACACTTATTGCCGACGAAGTTAAAGATCCGGTTTTGTCCAAGTTAATTCATACGATTGGATATGAAGAAGGACTCAAAGTTGTGGTTAACCCTGGAATTATTGATCCAAAAGCTTTTATTGATGAAGTTGTTAATGAGCGCTTTGCAAATCCGTTTATTCCGGATACACCTCAACGTATCGCAACCGATACTTCTCAAAAAGTGGCCATACGCTTTGGAGAGACAATCAAAGCATATGAAGCATCGAAGGATCTAGATCCTAAACAATTAACTGCGATTCCTTTAGCGCTTGCGGCGTGGGTACGCTATCTTCTTGCTATAGATGATAAAGGAGAGCGTTTTAACTTAAGTTCAGATCCACTGATGGATGAATTAATGAAGTATGTAGCAGATATCAAGCTAGGCGATACATCGGCTGATATTCGACCATTACTGGAAAAAGAAAGCATTTTTGGTCTAGATTTATATAGCGTAGGACTCGGTGAAAAAGTTGAAGCGTTTTTCATAGAAATGCTTGCGGGACCTGGAGCTGTTTACAGTACTTTAAAAAAATATTTAGTATAA